A part of Setaria viridis chromosome 8, Setaria_viridis_v4.0, whole genome shotgun sequence genomic DNA contains:
- the LOC117833600 gene encoding uncharacterized protein, translating into MAGMVGSAVVQETVSRITSYLFSKCDHDERTASTGHHIERLEMAHTELELALERSARMPITDVSLLRRRKLLERAFKDCGDLLHRCIKQQTMDAIELEQPVRHSFSKWIAHVTQSSVSSYFTGFCKDNISCSDVRRNEWFAECANRFLRDVESGCSPLRCVFSNPLVRQLLEGKTLEYKMVQGSILRCLHIQSMCVEGRGVEATLEFRYEDRKTPMRSFSLKLMLRLSESTDIVGTAIRSLQSFMSSMKDVTEAAVRELTQLPLQDISHSHAASCFTIKDLCSYDTHLWRPDPLCCKPDGCPTSYIPSELSCKFPEQIILIHVVCYVSAFECSNLHNTTDGNSRNLMADLPPLKLGVGFAPHFFDGRTQGRTAVEIIGGKEEFINDMGSLQQMVETVQSKAIKHYICQPDLAYYKMAWYSGHGGACFMVQKSGTEIARARKVECDFETRGSSKRRRSK; encoded by the coding sequence ATGGCGGGCATGGTGGGTTCAGCTGTTGTGCAAGAGACCGTGAGCAGAATCACCTCCTACCTGTTCAGCAAGTGTGACCATGACGAAAGGACGGCATCCACAGGGCATCACATTGAGAGGCTTGAGATGGCGCACACCGAGCTAGAGCTTGCACTTGAGAGATCTGCAAGGATGCCAATCACAGACGTGTCCCTTCTACGGCGCAGGAAGCTGTTGGAGCGTGCCTTCAAAGACTGCGGAGATCTGCTACACAGGTGCATCAAGCAGCAAACAATGGACGCCATAGAGTTGGAACAACCTGTAAGACACTCCTTCTCTAAATGGATTGCACATGTGACACAATCATCTGTGTCCTCCTATTTTACTGGGTTTTGCAAAGACAACATCAGCTGCTCAGATGTTCGAAGAAATGAGTGGTTTGCGGAGTGCGCCAACCGTTTCCTCAGAGATGTGGAGTCAGGATGCTCACCTCTGCGGTGCGTGTTCTCTAACCCTCTGGTCAGGCAACTTCTTGAGGGCAAAACTCTAGAGTACAAGATGGTGCAAGGAAGTATACTCCGGTGCCTGCACATACAGAGCATGTGTGTGGAAGGGCGTGGTGTGGAGGCAACGCTGGAATTTCGCTATGAAGACCGGAAGACACCAATGAGAAGTTTTTCTCTCAAGCTGATGCTACGATTGTCAGAGAGCACGGACATTGTCGGAACTGCTATAAGATCGTTGCAATCATTCATGTCTTCGATGAAGGATGTGACTGAAGCGGCTGTGAGAGAACTCACCCAACTGCCTCTGCAAGACATTTCCCACTCGCACGCTGCTTCATGTTTCACCATAAAAGATTTGTGTTCCTATGACACCCACTTGTGGCGCCCGGATCCACTATGTTGCAAGCCAGACGGGTGTCCTACTAGCTACATCCCATCAGAATTATCATGCAAATTCCCGGAGCAGATTATTCTGATACATGTTGTATGCTATGTTTCAGCCTTTGAGTGCAGCAACCTGCATAACACGACTGATGGAAATTCAAGAAACCTCATGGCTGACCTGCCACCTCTGAAGCTTGGAGTGGGCTTCGCACCTCACTTTTTCGATGGACGCACGCAAGGTAGAACTGCAGTTGAAATAATAGGAGGGAAGGAAGAGTTTATAAATGACATGGGTAGCCTACAGCAAATGGTCGAGACAGTACAATCAAAGGCAATCAAACATTACATTTGCCAACCTGATCTGGCATATTATAAAATGGCATGGTATTCAGGACATGGCGGTGCCTGCTTCATGGTGCAAAAATCAGGAACTGAAATAGCAAGGGCGCGCAAAGTTGAGTGTGATTTCGAGACCCGGGGATCTTCAAAGAGAAGGCGGTCGAAGTGA